The segment GTTCCACACCGGCGCGGTTATACCAGCTACGGTCGAAGAGGACAATCTCACCTCCTGCCGGAAGTTGGGAAACATACCGCTGAAAATACCATTGTGACTTTTCTTTTTCGGTAGGGATTCCGAGGGCAACCACACGGCAAATACGGGGATTCACAATGCCGGAAATGGTTTTGATGACTCCGCCCTTTCCGGCAGCGTCGCGGCCTTCGAAAATGACAACCACCTTCAGTTTCTGGGCCTTAACCCATTCCTGGAGTTTGACCAGCTCCACGGCAAGCTTTTCCAGCTCTTTTTCGTATACCTTGCGTTTCATGCGGGAATGAGGCTGGTCATGAATGTCGTGGTAAAGGGCGCCTTCGGCTACGCTCTCTTCCTGGTCATCCTCGGTTTTTTTTGATGGTTTGGTTTCTGATTCTGCCGTTAAAAGAGGCTTTTCGTCTTTTTCTTTTTTGGATTTCTCCTTTTTGTTTTTATGTTTTCCCATATGGCACAATATTTCAGGTTATGGAAGAGCAATGAGCAAGATATTAAATTCAATGAAGATTTCAAAGGTTTTTTTGAATTTTTAACTGCCCAATACTTCAGAAGCGATTGATGGGCTTTGGGTGATCAAT is part of the Bacteroidales bacterium genome and harbors:
- the ppk2 gene encoding polyphosphate kinase 2, with translation MGKHKNKKEKSKKEKDEKPLLTAESETKPSKKTEDDQEESVAEGALYHDIHDQPHSRMKRKVYEKELEKLAVELVKLQEWVKAQKLKVVVIFEGRDAAGKGGVIKTISGIVNPRICRVVALGIPTEKEKSQWYFQRYVSQLPAGGEIVLFDRSWYNRAGVEHVMGFCTNEEYEEFLRSCPEFEKMLVRSGIILIKYWFSISDEEQERRFQDRINDPAKRWKISPMDVESRNKWVEYSMAKDKMFAYTDTKQCPWYVVEADDKRRARLNCIHHFLSLIPYEDLTPKPFKLPPRRIDTAYVRPPKEEQTFVPQIY